Proteins encoded together in one Passer domesticus isolate bPasDom1 chromosome 6, bPasDom1.hap1, whole genome shotgun sequence window:
- the CCDC177 gene encoding coiled-coil domain-containing protein 177 produces MVEPPAEPPPQPCPTPGGAAGGEPARPGEQSPLLHLDLYNFDCAAAEGSRYVLTSPRSLEACARCAVRPVELLPRALGDLLREAPGRSMRVAAGLYEAYERERRRKLQQCREERERIIREEKRRILAPLGSLPPSPAARVSSRAAAGAAGGPRTHGGGKARASRGAKGKSHSLDSLQKRREGSWGKTSSESGASSSYSGESLRERGGKVCGRGRGAAAANGTLLGRSFSLGDLSHSPQTAQRVERIVREVKRKKGLSEVPERDKKIAALMIAKHQEANILREQRQAAHLQWDSQRRLAEQRKEQEEKEKQRALLQGQRMWESQVEKRRGRLNQEQEEAALMKQKQLLVCEERWREQAEKQERLRRERLERAIKEDRQKKLHQELNLKAKEEVKKEHQEREEQLLQEKLSTAAQKRLKKEVQLQKEKRLFNQAEKLKHEALLKELAKQEAEEKEMLKASLKMSLTKAQENYEQLVEKRNQELREKARREDMQIQRAKLAAEKKEREQKEHLEALARETERKLQHAAQVAEEAVQEKARKVVLSRLEKEKVQKMNKQKVEQYEDLRRREILLSIERKLERSEQIFKEKKTVLENARSVARASFHVREKVREETNTRTFDKMAFEAELHAQLSKK; encoded by the coding sequence ATGGTGGAGCCGCCGGCCGAGCCTCCCCCGCAGCCCTGCCCGACGCCCGGGGGGGCAGCGGGGGGAGAGCCGGCCCGTCCTGGAGAGCAGTCGCCGCTGCTGCACCTGGACCTGTACAACTTCGACTGCGCGGCGGCGGAGGGCAGCCGGTACGTGCTGACCAGCCCGCGGTCGCTGGAGGCCTGCGCCCGCTGCGCCGTGCGGCCCGTGGAGCTGCTGCCGCGGGCGCTGGGGGACCTGCTGAGAGAGGCGCCCGGGCGCTCCATGCGGGTGGCCGCCGGCCTCTACGAGGCCTACGAGCGGGAGCGCCGCCgcaagctgcagcagtgccGGGAGGAGCGGGAGAGGATTATCCGGGAGGAGAAGAGGCGGATCCTCGCGCCCCTCGGCAGCCTGCCGCCTTCGCCCGCCGCCCGCGTCTCCTCCCGGGCTGCGGCCGGAgcggccggcgggccccggacccATGGCGGGGGGAAGGCCAGGGCATCGAGGGGTGCCAAGGGCAAGAGCCACTCCCTGGACTCGCTGCAGAAGCGGCGCGAGGGTAGCTGGGGCAAGACCTCCTCTGAGTCGGGCGCTTCGTCGTCCTACAGCGGGGAGAGCCTGCGGGAGCGCGGGGGCAAGGTGTGCGGCCGGGGTCGGGGGGCAGCCGCCGCCAATGGGACTCTGCTGGGGCGCAGCTTCAGCCTGGGCGACCTCAGCCACTCACCACAGACTGCCCAGAGAGTCGAGAGGATCGTCAGGGAGGTGAAGAGGAAGAAGGGTCTCTCGGAGGTGCCAGAGAGAGACAAGAAGATCGCGGCACTGATGATCGCCAAGCACCAGGAGGCCAACATCCTGCGGGAGCAGCGGCAGGCAGCTCACCTGCAGTGGGACAGCCAGCGGCGCCTGGCTGAGCAGcggaaggagcaggaggagaaggagaagcaaAGGGCCCTCCTGCAGGGTCAGCGGATGTGGGAGAGCCAGGTGGAGAAGCGGCGAGGGAGACTGaaccaggagcaggaggaagctgCCCTGATGAAGCAGAAGCAGCTCCTGGTGTGTGAGGAGAGGTGGCGGGAGCAAGCGGAGAAGCAGGAGCGGCTGCGgagggagaggctggagagggccATCAAGGAAGACAGGCAGAAAAAGCTCCATCAAGAGCTCAACCTGAAGGCAAAGGAGGAGGTCAAGAAGGAGCACCAGGAGcgagaggagcagctcctgcaagaGAAGCTGTCCACAGCTGCACAGAAGAGGCTGAAAAaggaggtgcagctgcagaaggaaaagagaCTGTTCAACCAAGCAGAGAAGCTGAAGCATGAGGCCTTGCTCAAGGAACTGGCCAAGCAGgaggcagaagagaaggaaatgcTGAAGGCGTCCCTGAAGATGAGTTTGACAAAGGCTCAGGAGAACTATGAACAACTTGTGGAGAAGAGGAACCAGGAGCTGAGGGAGAAAGCCAGGCGTGAGGACATGCAGATCCAGAGAGCTAAACTGGcagcagagaagaaggaaagagagCAGAAGGAACACTTGGAAGCACTGGctagagagacagagagaaagcTCCAGCATGCTGCCCAGGTGGCTGAAGAGGCTGTCCAAGAAAAAGCCCGCAAAGTGGTCTTGAGCCgtctggaaaaggaaaaggtgcAGAAGATGAACAAGCAAAAGGTGGAACAGTATGAGGACTTAAGGCGCAGGGAAATTCTCCTCTCTATAGAGAGGAAGCTGGAGAGAAGTGAGCAGATCTTTAAGGAGAAGAAGACTGTCTTAGAAAATGCCAGATCTGTTGCTCGAGCATCCTTCCATGTCCGGGAAAAGGTGCGGGAGGAGACGAACACACGCACCTTTGACAAGATGGCCTTCGAAGCAGAACTGCATGCTCAGCTTAGTAAGAAATGA